One Chitinophaga varians DNA window includes the following coding sequences:
- a CDS encoding family 16 glycosylhydrolase, which translates to MKRLFYLLFLTSTGLQAQDLSAPANLRLTGTRSWIRADWEDKTSNETGYHLYWSDNNHKPATPNATLPANSTRFYIQQVKGNTRYHVWVEAFDARQHSKTLTGTVLTNTRWSLDSAEARRLDIASSPAVPEGMALFWHDEFNDSLLDRNKWHTTYYSNIDFLKKDNLEAMRNGTLPEAAYTLNGRTINIFTNDSLPVKVYYPSSGRKISSIQTYDWRTNENLLDNSRGGYFEVRVKRSFTGKPQGLNTAFWFDSPGPDLKYYLQEGTTLDGVSGVRPKGQVFEIDVFENIDAQFVLHGHVDEKGQFVHNLNTHIAKGFEHKDQWVTHGILWTPNSIKHYINGQLIKAYTDKHQIYSPNHAMNVFLGSYGGGGSVSMEVDYIRGYQWPLEGNNELPNPGFDANTNLLPWEGNGTLATGRNGSHGLLLKPGQEMEQYVYLNNDANYQLTYWQQGDSPLHAAVANMKLVTGELQQAAAQTQSGKNNFTRQQLYFQTGKEYGRNMKTVRIYFKNTGQQDIILDDVTISKSGK; encoded by the coding sequence ATGAAGCGATTGTTTTATTTATTGTTTTTAACATCAACCGGTTTGCAGGCGCAGGATTTATCCGCGCCTGCAAATCTCCGGCTCACCGGCACCCGCAGCTGGATCAGGGCGGACTGGGAGGATAAAACCTCCAACGAAACAGGGTACCATCTGTACTGGTCGGACAACAACCATAAGCCCGCCACGCCAAATGCGACCCTGCCCGCCAACAGCACCCGCTTTTACATCCAACAGGTAAAGGGCAACACGCGCTACCATGTTTGGGTAGAAGCCTTCGATGCCAGGCAGCACAGCAAAACACTGACCGGCACCGTGCTCACAAACACCCGCTGGTCGCTGGATTCCGCCGAAGCCCGTCGCCTCGATATTGCCAGTTCCCCCGCCGTTCCGGAAGGCATGGCCCTCTTCTGGCACGATGAGTTCAACGACTCCCTGCTGGACCGCAACAAGTGGCATACCACCTACTATTCCAACATCGACTTCCTGAAGAAAGACAACCTGGAAGCCATGCGCAACGGTACCTTGCCGGAAGCGGCCTATACGCTGAACGGCCGTACCATCAACATTTTCACCAACGACTCGTTGCCGGTAAAAGTATACTATCCGTCTAGCGGAAGGAAGATATCTTCCATTCAGACATACGACTGGCGCACCAACGAAAACCTGCTGGACAACAGCCGCGGAGGATACTTCGAAGTAAGGGTAAAACGCAGCTTCACCGGTAAACCACAGGGACTGAACACCGCCTTCTGGTTTGACTCCCCGGGGCCGGACCTGAAATACTATCTCCAGGAAGGCACTACGCTGGACGGTGTTAGTGGCGTACGGCCCAAAGGACAGGTATTTGAAATCGACGTGTTCGAAAACATCGATGCGCAGTTTGTGCTGCACGGCCATGTGGACGAAAAAGGCCAGTTCGTACATAACCTGAACACCCACATCGCCAAAGGGTTTGAGCATAAAGACCAATGGGTGACCCACGGTATTCTCTGGACGCCCAACAGCATCAAACACTATATCAACGGCCAGCTGATAAAAGCATACACCGACAAACACCAGATTTACTCCCCTAACCATGCCATGAACGTGTTCCTCGGCTCCTATGGCGGCGGCGGCTCCGTGAGCATGGAAGTGGATTATATCCGCGGATACCAGTGGCCGCTGGAAGGCAACAACGAATTGCCCAATCCCGGTTTTGACGCCAATACCAACCTTCTGCCATGGGAAGGCAACGGCACACTGGCCACCGGCCGCAATGGCAGCCATGGCCTGCTGCTGAAACCCGGCCAGGAAATGGAACAATACGTGTACCTGAACAATGACGCCAACTACCAGTTGACCTACTGGCAACAAGGCGACAGCCCGTTACACGCCGCCGTGGCGAACATGAAGCTCGTCACCGGCGAATTACAACAGGCCGCTGCGCAGACGCAAAGTGGTAAAAACAATTTCACCCGCCAGCAGCTTTACTTTCAGACGGGCAAAGAATACGGCCGGAACATGAAAACGGTCCGTATCTACTTTAAAAATACCGGTCAGCAGGACATTATCCTGGATGATGTGACCATCAGCAAATCCGGCAAATAA
- a CDS encoding CsbD family protein has product MDTQNNSFALKVKGNWNELKGKIKQQYADLTDDDLLWEEGKEDELLGRIQQKTGKTKEEVKSWIDKL; this is encoded by the coding sequence ATGGACACTCAAAACAACAGCTTTGCTCTGAAGGTAAAAGGCAACTGGAATGAATTAAAGGGTAAGATCAAACAACAATATGCCGATCTTACAGATGATGACCTGTTATGGGAAGAAGGCAAGGAAGATGAGCTGCTGGGGCGCATCCAGCAGAAAACAGGCAAAACAAAGGAAGAGGTGAAATCATGGATCGATAAATTATAA
- a CDS encoding AraC family transcriptional regulator yields the protein MDFLHDSFAVEIATYDEWKERSRKSNFFELVYVLDGTGYQMVNQMQFPYATNGIFLLPAAKCHSYEVKERSCFLFVRFTGSYFIPGPTDVVDYSSWFSRLNFIFGHHDYHPGELVEDPADKAQLKSLLDVILQEYQRKDICSAFIIQNTLVSVLAVICRNIQKKKLDGRRFTDTRFADLINFISFNIMDVEKLSVPNLSKQFHIAETYFSEYFRRNADERFQDYVMKLRLKIAESRALYTDTALQHIASELGFTDSSHMNRMMKKFYGKGMRQIRAGA from the coding sequence ATGGATTTTTTACACGACTCCTTTGCGGTGGAAATCGCGACATACGATGAATGGAAGGAAAGAAGCCGTAAAAGCAACTTCTTTGAACTGGTGTACGTGCTGGACGGGACAGGTTACCAGATGGTCAACCAGATGCAGTTCCCCTATGCCACAAACGGTATTTTTCTTTTACCGGCGGCTAAATGCCACTCTTACGAAGTAAAGGAACGCAGTTGCTTTTTGTTTGTGCGGTTTACCGGCAGTTACTTCATTCCGGGACCGACAGATGTGGTGGACTACAGCAGCTGGTTCAGCCGGCTGAACTTTATTTTCGGGCATCATGACTACCATCCCGGTGAACTGGTGGAAGACCCGGCCGACAAGGCCCAGCTCAAAAGCCTGCTGGATGTCATCCTACAGGAATACCAACGGAAAGACATCTGTTCCGCTTTCATTATACAAAACACACTGGTGTCCGTACTGGCCGTGATCTGCCGTAATATCCAGAAGAAAAAACTGGATGGGCGCCGCTTTACCGACACCCGGTTTGCAGACCTCATCAACTTCATCAGCTTTAATATCATGGATGTGGAGAAGTTGAGCGTGCCTAACCTGTCAAAACAGTTTCACATCGCTGAAACCTATTTCAGTGAGTACTTCCGGCGTAATGCAGACGAACGTTTTCAGGATTATGTGATGAAGCTGCGGCTGAAGATCGCGGAGTCGCGCGCATTGTATACGGATACCGCTTTACAGCATATTGCGTCGGAGCTGGGGTTCACCGACAGCAGCCATATGAACCGTATGATGAAGAAGTTCTATGGCAAAGGCATGCGGCAGATCAGGGCGGGGGCATAA
- a CDS encoding zinc-dependent alcohol dehydrogenase family protein, translating to MKAVQLTAFGTEHLVISDIPMPSLKANEVLVNIKAVSLNYLDWIVLNGTFNKKLVFPYIPASDGAGVVAAVGADVTRWKPGDRVVMQYVQNWTKGKVDPDSNAVRVGWQTPGVLSEYTAVPEHGLVKVPVNLSFEEAATLPIAAVTAWHGLIEQAGLRPGQTVLTQGTGGVSLFALQIAKAAGAKVIATTSSEEKAVRLKALGADAVVNYRLHREWHEQVRALNGGEGVDITMDVAGAATIGQSLLSVKENGFVGTAGFIAGPELLLDIHQHRINLNFIRIQGLAVGSAESFAALNRAIEVNDIHPVIDSVFAMEQAREAYLRLESGQHTGKIVITLP from the coding sequence ATGAAAGCAGTACAATTAACAGCCTTCGGGACGGAGCATCTGGTGATCAGCGATATTCCCATGCCATCCCTCAAAGCCAATGAAGTATTGGTCAATATCAAAGCCGTGTCGCTGAACTATCTTGATTGGATCGTGCTGAACGGCACTTTCAACAAAAAGCTGGTATTTCCCTATATCCCGGCATCCGACGGTGCCGGCGTGGTGGCCGCAGTAGGAGCGGACGTTACCCGTTGGAAGCCGGGCGACCGTGTGGTGATGCAGTACGTGCAAAACTGGACCAAAGGCAAAGTAGATCCGGACAGTAATGCCGTGAGGGTAGGCTGGCAAACGCCCGGCGTATTGTCTGAATATACCGCTGTCCCGGAACACGGGCTGGTGAAGGTACCGGTAAACCTGAGTTTTGAAGAAGCCGCCACGTTGCCTATTGCTGCGGTCACCGCCTGGCACGGACTGATAGAGCAGGCAGGCCTGCGGCCCGGGCAAACGGTGCTGACACAGGGAACCGGCGGCGTGTCATTATTCGCCTTACAGATAGCCAAAGCTGCTGGTGCAAAAGTGATCGCCACTACCAGCAGCGAGGAGAAAGCTGTCCGGCTTAAAGCACTCGGCGCAGATGCGGTGGTCAACTACCGGCTGCACCGTGAATGGCATGAGCAGGTAAGGGCGCTCAACGGCGGAGAAGGCGTGGATATCACCATGGACGTGGCCGGAGCCGCCACTATCGGGCAGTCGCTGCTGTCTGTAAAAGAAAATGGCTTTGTGGGCACGGCCGGTTTTATCGCGGGACCGGAGTTGCTGCTGGACATTCATCAGCATCGTATCAACCTGAACTTCATCCGGATACAGGGGCTGGCAGTAGGCAGTGCGGAGAGTTTTGCCGCACTGAACCGGGCTATTGAAGTCAATGACATCCATCCGGTGATTGACAGCGTGTTTGCCATGGAACAGGCGCGGGAAGCATATCTGCGGCTGGAGTCCGGCCAGCATACCGGCAAGATCGTGATTACGCTTCCGTGA
- a CDS encoding hotdog fold thioesterase: MTTKTIWHTHITIAALNERGKSTMNEHLGMEFIEIGDNYLRIRMPVDHRTVQTYGILHGGASVALAETVGSIASTLVIDPATEICVGMEINANHVRSAREGYVHGTATPIHLGRRSHIWEIRITDDEQRLICICRHTVAVMDKTSFLSGSAADMGKQIVDR, translated from the coding sequence ATGACCACAAAAACAATCTGGCACACCCATATTACCATCGCAGCCCTGAATGAAAGAGGAAAATCCACGATGAACGAACACCTCGGTATGGAGTTCATCGAAATTGGCGACAACTATCTTCGTATACGCATGCCAGTTGACCACCGTACGGTACAGACTTACGGTATCTTACACGGCGGCGCATCGGTAGCGCTGGCGGAAACAGTGGGCAGCATTGCTTCCACCCTGGTGATAGATCCCGCCACAGAAATATGCGTGGGCATGGAAATCAATGCCAATCACGTCCGCAGCGCCCGTGAAGGATATGTGCATGGCACGGCCACGCCTATACACCTCGGCCGCCGCAGCCATATCTGGGAAATCAGGATCACCGACGATGAACAAAGGCTCATCTGCATCTGCCGGCATACCGTGGCCGTTATGGACAAAACGTCGTTTCTGTCCGGCTCAGCCGCGGACATGGGTAAGCAAATTGTCGACAGATGA
- a CDS encoding RagB/SusD family nutrient uptake outer membrane protein, with protein MKNIYHRLVLLGSLAAFSACEKDLKYTTYGNLADVVNTNEGAVATVNAAYTGLAGGADWQGGWDAGTYAWRTQAMMTTDEGVCSWGGNWIPLRNLNYTPDFEWVTHNYGNYTSYISRIAIALDNLNGLNIEANLKQRYMAELKALRAHYAQLLYFNYGPFTIVTDGKVAANPDAPYLPRPTKDVVVAQIEKDYKEAAAVLPDKFTGNDYGRFSKAAALTGLMKLYMHEKKWTEAVTTGQQITQMGFSLLPKYEDNFTIASKGGVSTEMILAVVCSSSGGDQYTNMWLAHALPSDYKDSTGIPLTAWGGYKMPWSSYDKFDKKDLRLKVLLESYPVGKDANGKVIYKNARTDGQLGAIPVKFGPDPSRANSQNSAVDFPVYRYADVLLMLAESINEANGAPNQQAYDAINAVRRRAGVDDIPAGLSKAQFLAKIQDERLFELWGEGWRKDDLIRWNLYIQRAINDGSTTAQAYKVLLPLPRLVITQSNGVIKQNEGYN; from the coding sequence ATGAAAAACATATATCACCGACTCGTTTTGCTGGGCAGCCTCGCGGCTTTCAGCGCATGTGAAAAAGATTTGAAATACACCACCTACGGCAATCTTGCTGATGTGGTGAATACCAACGAAGGCGCTGTGGCCACTGTCAATGCGGCTTACACCGGCCTGGCCGGCGGCGCCGACTGGCAGGGCGGCTGGGATGCCGGCACCTACGCCTGGCGCACCCAGGCCATGATGACCACCGACGAAGGCGTTTGCTCATGGGGCGGCAACTGGATACCGTTGCGCAACCTGAACTACACGCCCGACTTTGAATGGGTGACACATAACTACGGCAACTATACGTCTTACATCTCCCGTATCGCTATCGCACTGGACAATCTCAATGGACTGAACATTGAAGCCAACCTCAAACAACGGTATATGGCCGAACTGAAAGCGCTGAGGGCCCACTACGCACAGCTGCTGTATTTCAACTATGGCCCGTTCACCATTGTCACCGATGGTAAAGTAGCCGCCAACCCTGATGCGCCTTACCTGCCCCGTCCTACGAAAGACGTGGTAGTAGCGCAAATCGAAAAGGACTACAAGGAAGCAGCTGCCGTACTGCCCGACAAATTCACCGGCAACGATTACGGCCGCTTCTCCAAAGCCGCTGCCCTCACCGGTTTGATGAAGCTGTACATGCACGAGAAAAAATGGACGGAAGCCGTAACAACAGGTCAGCAAATTACGCAGATGGGCTTCTCCCTGCTGCCTAAATATGAAGACAACTTCACCATCGCCAGCAAAGGAGGCGTCTCCACAGAAATGATCCTCGCCGTAGTATGCTCTTCTTCCGGCGGCGACCAATACACCAATATGTGGCTGGCACACGCGCTGCCGTCAGACTACAAAGACTCTACCGGTATTCCGCTGACTGCCTGGGGTGGTTATAAAATGCCCTGGTCCAGCTATGACAAATTCGATAAAAAGGACCTTAGACTGAAAGTGCTGCTGGAATCCTATCCTGTTGGAAAAGACGCCAACGGTAAAGTGATCTATAAAAATGCCAGGACAGATGGCCAGCTGGGCGCTATCCCCGTGAAATTCGGACCAGACCCGTCCCGCGCCAATTCACAAAACAGTGCTGTTGACTTCCCTGTCTACCGCTACGCCGACGTGCTGCTCATGCTGGCGGAAAGCATCAACGAAGCAAACGGCGCGCCCAACCAACAGGCTTACGATGCTATCAACGCAGTCAGGAGAAGGGCCGGGGTAGATGATATCCCTGCTGGTCTCTCTAAAGCACAGTTCCTCGCCAAAATACAGGACGAACGCCTGTTTGAGCTCTGGGGCGAAGGCTGGAGAAAAGATGACCTGATACGCTGGAACCTCTATATCCAGCGCGCCATCAACGACGGTTCCACTACCGCCCAGGCTTATAAAGTGTTGCTGCCCTTACCCAGGCTGGTGATCACCCAAAGCAACGGTGTCATCAAACAAAACGAAGGATATAACTAA
- a CDS encoding GNAT family N-acetyltransferase — MMNFSIQPRLENERAILYPLQQSDFEALYEVASDPLVWEQHPNKTRWQRPVFETYFDGAMKSGGAFRIVDKATGRTAGSSRFYDYDPQQNSILIGYTFYSREFWGSGLNPSVKHLMLSWIFQYVDKVIFHVGAVNTRSQIAMTRLGARKVKEEEVAYFGEPSRLNCIYEINKADWQAQHP; from the coding sequence ATGATGAACTTTTCAATACAGCCTCGCCTGGAAAACGAACGCGCTATTCTCTATCCGCTGCAGCAAAGCGATTTTGAAGCATTGTACGAGGTGGCCTCCGATCCGTTGGTATGGGAACAACATCCCAACAAAACCCGCTGGCAACGGCCGGTATTTGAGACCTACTTCGATGGTGCGATGAAAAGTGGCGGCGCATTCCGCATTGTAGACAAAGCCACGGGCAGAACAGCCGGGAGCAGCCGTTTTTATGATTATGACCCGCAACAGAACAGTATCCTGATCGGCTATACTTTTTACAGCCGTGAGTTCTGGGGCTCCGGACTGAACCCTTCGGTGAAACACCTGATGCTTTCCTGGATATTTCAGTACGTGGACAAGGTCATTTTTCATGTAGGCGCCGTCAACACCCGCTCACAGATAGCGATGACGCGGCTCGGCGCCCGTAAGGTGAAAGAAGAGGAAGTGGCCTACTTTGGTGAACCTTCCCGCCTGAATTGTATTTATGAAATCAACAAAGCAGACTGGCAGGCACAGCACCCCTGA
- a CDS encoding TonB-dependent receptor: MILNLLHKGGRARYCRPSKIFVFMRIATTLLLTAFISLSAVANAQKVTLSEKNASLVAVIHKLRSQTGYNFFYVKDHINTAKPVNVNLTDVPLAEALKIIFEDQPLSYVIDGKEITVRKKAATTIPPASPLTDVTGKILDADGAPLPFVSVAVKGTQKGAITKADGSFSLSLNKGDVLLVRSIGFETQEITYTGQATLDIRLKRATNALSDVVVIGYGTVKQKNLTGAVTTVKGKDLDISASTSFQSALQGKASGVQVTQSTGQPGAGINVQIRSNPSFANAGVLYVIDGVPVMDAAAQPITGSKYGKNAEGGVDKSPLNFINPNDIASIEFLKDASAASIYGARAGAGVVLITTKKGINGKPKVEYTGSYGIQNVDKMYPVYGAADYMTQRNLLKEEMWYRDNKVAPYYGNTDPGSVAQPYKPIYSQGQIDSARSNHQKATDAITRAGYTQQHNIAVSGGNGKTNYYASGNYFDQKGVILGTDFKRYNGRVSLDQQVSDKIKLGASMILSNSTAHNTFTGGANENGGIITSAIYWAPVQPLQLPDGSYPVSPYYPNIPNPVSYGTITDQTVTTRTLSSAFAEWSIIPDLKANVRFSYDNSNSKRSTYLPRTFYLGSQVNGSASIAQSEAKSTLLEYTLAYNKTFSEQHSLSAVAGYSYQKSGWEGFNAANQGFLSDISKYYDLGSGQAIKPIVGSSRSETIWASYFARGIYTYRGNITLQASIRRDGSSVFAANKKWGYFPGVSAGWVLSDESFLKGFTPLSFLKVRAGYGETGNSNFGAAANRVYDASRSPLFGTGNINTGVVMTRDENPNLTWETAGELNAGIDFAFFNNRLSGSVDYFRKDIRNLIFSVTYPTGFILKEGFINAGKTRSTGYEIALHSKNIQSENGFSWSTSVNFSHYLSYWTQRSPAALNALKPWEVATGKDALFRGYYGYISTGIYNGDKANMPANMPGMLPGGLILQDIHGFDGNGKVAGPDGAISTADKTLLGNQDPRFNFGIGNQFSYRNFDLSIFFSGLVQKKWSPYLSGRVNETTTNPFGFNAMPISSNRWTFKNPNGDFPTALTDGTYSQFQNEASYWLADASFLRCRNITLGYTLPAKMLEKQKVFSGVRFSFDVQNPFTITKYPGLDPELDPDNFYPLVKSYVFGVNVSF, translated from the coding sequence ATGATATTAAACCTTCTTCACAAAGGAGGCAGGGCGCGCTATTGCCGGCCTTCCAAAATCTTCGTTTTCATGCGGATTGCTACCACATTACTGCTTACAGCGTTCATCAGCCTTAGTGCTGTGGCCAATGCCCAGAAAGTCACCCTTTCTGAGAAAAACGCTTCCCTTGTTGCAGTCATCCACAAACTGAGAAGCCAGACAGGCTACAACTTCTTCTACGTCAAAGACCACATCAACACCGCCAAACCAGTGAACGTCAATCTCACCGATGTTCCCCTGGCGGAAGCACTGAAAATTATTTTCGAAGACCAACCGCTCTCCTATGTGATCGACGGCAAAGAGATCACCGTAAGGAAAAAAGCGGCAACAACTATACCGCCCGCCAGCCCGCTGACAGACGTGACCGGCAAAATCCTGGATGCTGACGGCGCCCCGCTGCCCTTTGTGAGCGTGGCGGTGAAAGGCACCCAGAAAGGCGCTATCACCAAAGCCGACGGCAGCTTCAGTCTCAGCCTCAACAAAGGCGATGTGCTGCTGGTACGCTCCATCGGTTTTGAAACACAGGAAATCACCTATACCGGTCAGGCTACACTGGACATCCGCCTGAAAAGGGCCACCAACGCCCTCTCAGACGTAGTAGTGATCGGCTATGGCACGGTAAAACAAAAGAACCTCACCGGCGCAGTCACTACGGTAAAAGGCAAAGACCTGGACATCAGCGCCAGCACCAGCTTCCAGAGCGCGTTACAGGGCAAGGCCTCCGGCGTACAGGTAACGCAGAGCACCGGCCAGCCCGGCGCCGGCATCAATGTACAGATCAGAAGTAATCCATCCTTCGCCAACGCCGGCGTATTGTATGTGATCGACGGTGTTCCCGTTATGGACGCCGCAGCACAGCCTATCACCGGCAGCAAATACGGTAAAAATGCGGAAGGCGGCGTGGACAAATCCCCGCTCAACTTCATCAACCCCAATGATATCGCTTCCATAGAATTCCTGAAAGACGCGAGTGCGGCCTCCATCTATGGCGCCCGTGCAGGCGCGGGCGTGGTGCTGATCACCACCAAAAAAGGCATCAATGGAAAACCTAAAGTGGAATACACCGGCTCCTACGGCATTCAGAACGTAGACAAAATGTACCCGGTGTACGGCGCTGCCGACTACATGACACAACGTAACCTGCTGAAAGAAGAGATGTGGTACCGCGATAACAAAGTGGCCCCCTACTACGGCAATACCGATCCGGGTTCCGTAGCGCAGCCGTACAAACCCATCTATTCACAGGGACAGATAGATTCTGCCCGCAGCAATCATCAAAAAGCGACCGATGCCATCACCCGCGCCGGTTACACCCAACAACACAACATCGCCGTTTCCGGCGGCAACGGTAAAACCAACTACTACGCTTCCGGCAACTATTTCGACCAGAAAGGCGTAATCCTTGGCACTGACTTCAAACGCTACAACGGCCGTGTAAGCCTCGATCAGCAGGTGTCCGACAAAATCAAACTGGGCGCCAGCATGATCCTGTCCAACTCCACTGCCCACAACACTTTCACCGGCGGCGCCAACGAAAACGGCGGTATCATCACCTCCGCTATCTACTGGGCACCGGTACAACCGCTGCAACTGCCTGATGGCAGCTACCCCGTAAGCCCCTATTACCCTAACATCCCTAATCCGGTGTCTTATGGTACGATCACCGATCAGACCGTGACCACCCGCACACTCAGCAGCGCCTTTGCGGAATGGAGCATCATCCCGGACCTGAAAGCCAATGTGCGCTTCAGTTACGACAACTCCAACTCCAAACGTTCCACCTACCTGCCAAGGACATTCTACCTCGGCTCCCAGGTGAACGGCTCCGCCAGCATCGCCCAGTCAGAAGCCAAATCAACCCTGCTGGAATATACCCTTGCCTACAATAAAACTTTCTCTGAGCAACACAGCCTCAGCGCCGTTGCCGGTTACAGCTACCAGAAATCAGGCTGGGAAGGCTTCAACGCCGCCAACCAGGGCTTCCTGTCTGATATCTCCAAATACTATGACCTCGGCTCCGGACAAGCGATCAAACCAATCGTAGGCTCCAGCAGATCAGAAACCATCTGGGCTTCCTACTTCGCCCGCGGCATCTATACTTACAGAGGCAATATTACCTTACAGGCTTCTATCCGCCGTGACGGTTCTTCTGTATTTGCCGCCAATAAAAAATGGGGCTACTTCCCCGGCGTGTCCGCCGGATGGGTGCTCTCCGATGAATCTTTCCTGAAAGGCTTTACGCCGCTTTCCTTCCTGAAAGTAAGGGCCGGCTACGGTGAAACCGGCAACAGTAACTTCGGCGCTGCTGCCAACAGAGTGTACGACGCCTCCAGAAGCCCGCTCTTCGGCACCGGTAACATCAACACCGGCGTGGTAATGACGCGTGACGAAAATCCTAACCTCACCTGGGAAACAGCCGGTGAACTCAATGCAGGCATCGACTTCGCCTTCTTTAACAACCGCCTCTCCGGCTCCGTTGACTATTTCCGTAAAGACATCCGTAACCTGATCTTCAGTGTTACCTATCCCACCGGCTTTATCCTGAAAGAAGGATTTATCAATGCCGGCAAAACCAGGTCCACTGGTTATGAAATAGCCCTGCACAGCAAAAACATCCAGTCTGAAAACGGCTTCTCCTGGTCTACCAGCGTGAACTTCTCCCACTACCTCAGCTACTGGACACAACGCTCTCCGGCAGCGCTGAACGCGTTGAAACCATGGGAAGTGGCCACTGGTAAAGACGCACTGTTCCGTGGTTACTACGGTTACATTTCTACCGGCATCTATAACGGTGATAAAGCCAACATGCCCGCCAATATGCCCGGTATGTTGCCCGGTGGCCTCATCCTCCAGGACATCCACGGCTTCGATGGTAATGGCAAAGTAGCAGGCCCCGATGGCGCTATCTCCACGGCAGATAAAACCCTGCTGGGCAACCAGGACCCGCGCTTCAACTTCGGTATCGGTAACCAGTTCTCCTACAGGAATTTTGACCTCAGCATTTTCTTCTCCGGCCTGGTCCAGAAAAAATGGTCACCTTACCTCTCCGGCAGGGTCAATGAAACCACCACCAATCCGTTTGGTTTCAACGCCATGCCGATATCCTCCAATCGCTGGACATTCAAAAACCCGAACGGAGATTTCCCGACAGCGCTTACCGATGGTACTTACTCCCAGTTCCAGAATGAAGCCAGCTACTGGCTGGCAGACGCTTCTTTCCTGCGCTGCCGCAATATCACACTGGGTTACACCCTGCCGGCCAAAATGCTGGAAAAACAAAAAGTGTTCTCTGGTGTAAGGTTCTCGTTCGACGTACAGAATCCGTTTACCATCACCAAATACCCCGGCCTGGACCCGGAGCTGGACCCGGACAACTTCTACCCGCTGGTAAAAAGTTATGTATTCGGCGTAAACGTATCCTTCTAA
- a CDS encoding DinB family protein, which yields MKPLKLLLATGIAVCLSLQMHAQQITGKMIKEWERAKTYTREYLDVMPEGSYSLKPTPEMRSFAEQMLHLAEANFGFAAAASGSTLPGKPGDMEKNSDKTKPAVTKTVMDSYDYVIDKLKNMTDAQLPEKIKLFGRFDLTKGEAMEKAFEHQTHHRGQTTVYIRLAGAKPPQEKLF from the coding sequence ATGAAACCTCTCAAATTATTGCTCGCCACAGGCATCGCGGTATGCCTGTCTCTTCAGATGCATGCCCAGCAGATCACCGGCAAAATGATCAAAGAATGGGAAAGGGCCAAGACATACACCCGGGAGTACCTGGACGTTATGCCGGAAGGTTCTTACAGCCTGAAACCAACGCCTGAAATGCGTTCTTTCGCAGAACAGATGCTGCACCTCGCAGAGGCCAATTTCGGTTTTGCAGCTGCCGCCAGTGGCAGTACCCTGCCCGGAAAACCCGGTGACATGGAGAAAAACTCCGACAAGACCAAACCGGCAGTGACCAAAACCGTAATGGACAGCTATGATTACGTTATCGACAAGCTGAAAAACATGACGGACGCACAACTGCCGGAGAAAATCAAACTCTTTGGCCGCTTTGACCTCACCAAGGGGGAAGCCATGGAGAAAGCGTTTGAGCACCAGACACATCACCGCGGACAGACTACTGTTTACATCCGCCTGGCCGGTGCTAAACCGCCACAGGAAAAACTGTTCTAA